ACCGCCCAGCTGCAGTCCATCTCTCGCCAGAAAATCACCCTGGACGAGAAGAAGTAATGTCGCAGCAACTGAGCTGGTCACGTGAGGGCGAGACGTTAACACTGTCCGGAGAACTCGATCAGGATCTGCTTAACCCATTGTGGGATAAGCGCCATGAAGCCATGCAGGGCGTTACGCTGATCGATTTAAGCCACGTCACGCGGGTGGATACGGCAGGGATCGCGCTGCTTGCTCACCTCGTTGCGGTGGGGAAAAAGCAGGGGGCAACCGTTACGCTTCACGGTGTGAGCGATAATGTCGTGACCCTGGCGCAGCTCTATAATCTCCCTCAGGACGTACTGCCCCATTAATATTTTCAGTGCGTTACTTCTGAAAGCCCTGACAGTTTCATCGTCGGGGCTTTTTGCTTGTTTAAGACGACGCCACTTTGCTCTAAGATGTTGGGCTTGTTTTCACTATCAGATGATTAAGAACCCA
This region of Enterobacter cloacae complex sp. R_G8 genomic DNA includes:
- the mlaB gene encoding lipid asymmetry maintenance protein MlaB, with the translated sequence MSQQLSWSREGETLTLSGELDQDLLNPLWDKRHEAMQGVTLIDLSHVTRVDTAGIALLAHLVAVGKKQGATVTLHGVSDNVVTLAQLYNLPQDVLPH